From the genome of Solidesulfovibrio carbinolicus, one region includes:
- a CDS encoding HI1506-related protein, producing MVVIPVIVRTRSLRGGHYRAGLKHGAEPGDIPPGSLTEDQLAVLRADPDLEVEIIDPPQEPPQPRKKKPAPAAEGTGAPAPGPAEAAEAAEGDAGDEDFGFDDDPAQASGAEGR from the coding sequence ATGGTCGTCATTCCCGTTATCGTGCGCACCCGCAGCCTGCGCGGCGGCCATTACCGGGCCGGCCTCAAACATGGGGCCGAACCCGGCGACATCCCGCCGGGCTCCCTCACCGAGGACCAGCTGGCCGTCTTGAGGGCGGACCCGGACCTGGAAGTGGAAATCATCGACCCGCCCCAGGAGCCGCCCCAGCCGCGCAAGAAAAAGCCGGCCCCGGCCGCCGAGGGAACCGGCGCGCCTGCCCCCGGTCCGGCCGAGGCCGCCGAGGCCGCCGAAGGCGATGCCGGCGACGAAGACTTCGGCTTTGACGACGATCCGGCCCAGGCCTCCGGGGCCGAGGGCAGGTAA
- a CDS encoding Mu-like prophage major head subunit gpT family protein, with amino-acid sequence MAIITPALVSALFTGFRAEFQRVYGETPSHWDKVATLMPSTSKSNTYGWLGQFPQLVEWVGPRVLKDMAAHGYSITNKLFESTVGVKRTDIEDDEVGIYKPLFGEMGRAAKSFPDELVYGLLRLGLSTLCFDGQYFFDTDHPVYPNVDGTGAAATIANIADGTDIPWFLLDTSRVLKPVLFQERTKPELTSMTRADDEAVFMTDEYRFGIRYRCNSGFGFWQTAYCSKKPLTDDNFNAAYDAMTAFKADGGRPLGIKPTLLVVPTNLRTAAAEVVQVARRTDGSDNPNAGIVDVLVTPWLN; translated from the coding sequence ATGGCGATCATCACCCCGGCGCTGGTCAGCGCCCTGTTCACCGGCTTTCGGGCCGAGTTCCAGCGCGTCTACGGCGAGACGCCCTCGCATTGGGACAAGGTGGCCACGCTTATGCCGTCCACCTCCAAGTCCAACACCTACGGCTGGCTGGGCCAGTTCCCCCAGCTCGTCGAATGGGTGGGGCCTCGCGTGCTCAAGGACATGGCGGCCCATGGCTACAGCATCACCAACAAGCTCTTTGAATCCACGGTGGGGGTCAAACGCACCGACATCGAGGACGACGAGGTCGGCATCTACAAGCCGCTTTTCGGCGAGATGGGCCGGGCGGCCAAGAGCTTCCCGGACGAGCTGGTTTACGGCTTGCTGCGCCTGGGGCTGTCCACCCTGTGCTTCGACGGCCAGTACTTCTTCGACACCGACCACCCGGTCTATCCCAACGTGGACGGCACCGGCGCGGCCGCGACCATCGCCAACATCGCCGACGGCACGGACATTCCCTGGTTTCTGCTCGACACCTCGCGCGTGCTCAAGCCCGTGCTCTTCCAGGAGCGCACCAAGCCCGAGCTGACCAGCATGACCCGCGCCGATGACGAGGCGGTCTTCATGACCGACGAATACCGCTTCGGCATCCGCTACCGCTGTAACTCCGGCTTCGGCTTCTGGCAGACGGCCTACTGCTCGAAAAAGCCGTTGACCGACGACAACTTCAACGCCGCCTATGACGCCATGACCGCTTTCAAGGCCGACGGCGGCCGGCCGCTGGGCATCAAGCCCACCTTGCTGGTGGTGCCCACCAATCTGCGCACCGCCGCCGCCGAGGTGGTGCAGGTGGCCCGGCGCACCGACGGCTCGGACAACCCCAACGCGGGCATCGTGGACGTGCTGGTCACGCCCTGGCTCAACTAG
- a CDS encoding DUF2635 domain-containing protein, translating to MITVKAVSGVRVPMEGMPRRHITDAKPVAVPDAAYYRRRIADGDLVLVDAKAIAEAEAPAEAKAVAAPEAAPQKPKEA from the coding sequence GTGATCACCGTCAAGGCCGTCTCCGGCGTGCGCGTCCCCATGGAAGGGATGCCCCGCCGCCACATCACCGACGCCAAGCCCGTGGCCGTGCCGGACGCCGCCTACTACCGCCGCCGCATCGCGGACGGCGACCTGGTGCTGGTGGACGCCAAGGCCATCGCCGAGGCCGAAGCCCCCGCCGAGGCCAAAGCCGTTGCCGCGCCCGAAGCCGCGCCGCAAAAGCCCAAGGAGGCGTGA
- a CDS encoding DUF1834 family protein translates to MIAVIEEAIKRRLAEAALPYKPGIATYGGEFDEGLPEVVRRFPALWVVFAHDGPGKPANTAKTVWHIPATFVVMVGAKNLRSEAATRQGDAKQVGTYRMIADVRRLLTGQDLGLEIDPFVPGRARTLVSSSLKGQAVSAYALEWHTIYPLRLGELETPEPPLLERVGLNYHLQPDDGVPDAVDLVTCKPKGDTP, encoded by the coding sequence GTGATCGCCGTCATTGAGGAGGCCATAAAGCGCCGGCTCGCCGAGGCGGCCCTGCCGTACAAGCCCGGCATCGCCACCTACGGCGGCGAGTTCGACGAGGGGTTGCCCGAAGTCGTGCGCCGCTTCCCGGCCCTGTGGGTGGTCTTTGCCCACGACGGCCCGGGCAAGCCGGCCAATACCGCCAAGACCGTGTGGCACATCCCGGCCACCTTCGTGGTCATGGTGGGGGCCAAAAATCTGCGCTCCGAGGCCGCCACCCGCCAGGGCGACGCCAAGCAGGTCGGCACCTACCGCATGATCGCGGACGTGCGCCGGCTGCTGACCGGCCAGGACCTGGGCCTGGAGATAGACCCCTTCGTTCCTGGCCGCGCCCGCACGTTGGTGAGTTCCAGCCTCAAGGGCCAGGCCGTGTCCGCCTACGCCCTGGAATGGCACACCATTTATCCCTTGCGCCTGGGCGAGCTGGAAACGCCCGAACCGCCCCTGCTGGAGCGGGTGGGCCTCAACTATCACTTGCAGCCCGACGACGGCGTTCCCGACGCCGTTGACCTGGTTACCTGCAAACCCAAAGGAGACACCCCGTGA
- a CDS encoding phage protease has translation MRNATHSPITHATAALAVALAPTADAASLPDGMNVQLFPDGDFDARDGRPGSLKGCTTKAWRFDADIAAALIARTNTRETPLFIDYEHHTLTAKDAGHKAVAAGWIEALAYVPGRGLFARVAWTDAARAHIRADEYRYISPLFTFDPESGAVLSLVNAALTNSPALDGMAAVAAVRQVAASQTDQPQPEDCMDELLKRLRFLLNLPVAATAEDVTARLDALKTQVTTGAETAASVDLLAILAGKDAAIADLTAKAATPDPARFAPVEALSALTAENTDLKARLAAAATQNGAAALSAEIKAAVADGRVHKSLEGWLADLAAKAPDAARDYLAKAAPVAALTAMQTSTVTPPAGAGTAALTAEEKEAAKLLGIPEDVYATGKEAK, from the coding sequence ATGCGCAACGCGACCCACTCCCCGATAACACACGCCACGGCCGCCCTGGCCGTGGCGCTGGCTCCGACGGCCGACGCCGCTTCCTTGCCCGACGGCATGAACGTCCAGCTCTTCCCGGACGGCGACTTCGACGCCCGAGACGGGCGGCCGGGCAGCCTCAAGGGCTGTACCACCAAGGCTTGGCGGTTCGACGCCGACATCGCCGCCGCGCTCATCGCTCGCACCAACACCCGCGAAACGCCGCTTTTCATCGACTACGAGCATCATACCCTGACCGCCAAGGACGCCGGCCACAAGGCCGTGGCCGCCGGCTGGATCGAGGCCCTTGCCTACGTTCCCGGCCGGGGGCTTTTTGCGCGCGTGGCCTGGACCGACGCCGCCCGCGCCCACATTCGGGCCGACGAATACCGCTATATCTCGCCGCTTTTCACCTTCGATCCCGAATCCGGGGCTGTGCTGTCCCTTGTCAACGCCGCGCTCACCAACAGCCCGGCCCTGGACGGCATGGCCGCCGTGGCTGCCGTGCGGCAGGTCGCCGCTTCCCAAACCGATCAACCCCAACCGGAGGACTGCATGGACGAACTGCTCAAGCGCCTGCGCTTTCTGCTCAACCTGCCGGTGGCCGCCACCGCCGAGGACGTGACGGCGCGCCTCGACGCCTTGAAGACCCAGGTCACGACCGGGGCCGAGACGGCCGCCAGCGTGGACCTGCTCGCCATCCTGGCCGGCAAGGACGCGGCCATCGCCGACCTGACCGCCAAGGCGGCTACGCCCGACCCGGCCCGGTTTGCGCCGGTCGAAGCGCTGTCCGCGCTGACGGCGGAAAACACCGACCTCAAGGCCAGGCTGGCCGCTGCCGCGACCCAAAACGGCGCGGCTGCCTTGTCGGCCGAGATCAAGGCCGCCGTGGCCGATGGCCGGGTGCATAAGTCCTTGGAAGGCTGGCTGGCCGACCTGGCGGCCAAGGCCCCGGACGCTGCCCGGGACTACCTGGCCAAGGCCGCGCCCGTGGCCGCGCTGACCGCCATGCAAACTTCCACCGTCACGCCGCCGGCCGGGGCCGGCACGGCCGCGCTCACGGCCGAGGAAAAGGAAGCGGCCAAGCTGCTCGGCATCCCCGAAGACGTCTACGCCACCGGCAAGGAGGCCAAGTAA
- a CDS encoding nSTAND3 domain-containing NTPase: MGGPDNLRGMDYQVSVSLFLVLKIITGEGLNVHSIQFDSLDDEEEDLNVYLESGHVIYCQIKKKNESYHWTPSTVKPIFEKFSQKHTDYATYHFVTNAAGNSDVVNLKNEIKSGSISQKTIDSFCPESVDVGVFLDIVRRCQIDTRFFSSNDDGNPALVVQDKIKDIICRYPFLSKKPIDDMFTSLWKHIYDLSKDSRRISLEDIKNDFDSLGLSLQPPLWQLIPETIDLVPRYLELQQAEVSLEKHGIIVLSGISGVGKTSIAAHLATSILAAKRNVFWYSLNKFNSLDEFCQLLSSFAESLGHSHLSSTLKKADRFQIYRIIAELISSIDACFILDGFELCDDNLKPILVEAISHIDFNKSTCKLIVTSKSNSIHTEKTRLLLDDESIIPVGSLSEDEVNGLLRSSDITLTDENIAILMQATGGYPLAVKLFCQLYHVNGEKKTLSTLAHETGESAQDFLLSNVINTLSENEKKIVYQLSLTEYEFTHDDMHWLGDGANPVKVLLKSLHSKCLLQYNKLFYSVHDTIKLFCSRMMTCKEKEKIHEVFAHGWRDNIISTQTREGNSAIYYSMGFKWAFHIENAPYSSESSGIIQKLLKLSNADLAALWAVERFGYPFDFITADLSYAKERLRSLSGDSLIKKVKANKSDGDQRRYKLIGFSSDFFDSVFLTYLCITRGISNHLGYIDIHRFNYALKMQCNIMCPWEHCIELYPLPQSSREEQEAHIEFIKKQFADGAYDDKSPEDIAFLKSIIENGVQDDLPEEEQIKRIKLRCPIFGHCCPGGEEQAALCVSMNSESAP; encoded by the coding sequence ATGGGTGGTCCAGACAACTTAAGAGGCATGGATTATCAAGTTTCCGTTTCATTGTTTCTAGTTCTTAAGATCATTACTGGAGAAGGCCTAAATGTTCATTCTATACAATTCGACAGTCTTGATGACGAGGAAGAGGATTTAAATGTTTATTTAGAATCAGGCCACGTTATTTATTGTCAAATAAAAAAGAAGAATGAGTCCTATCATTGGACGCCAAGCACTGTTAAGCCGATATTTGAGAAGTTTTCACAAAAGCACACTGATTATGCGACATATCACTTTGTAACAAATGCAGCGGGAAATTCTGATGTTGTTAACTTAAAAAATGAAATAAAATCTGGATCTATATCTCAAAAAACTATTGATAGCTTCTGCCCTGAATCTGTTGATGTAGGTGTTTTTTTGGACATTGTCCGGAGATGCCAAATTGACACAAGATTTTTTTCCTCTAATGACGACGGAAATCCAGCACTTGTTGTTCAAGATAAAATCAAAGATATTATTTGCAGGTACCCGTTTTTATCAAAGAAGCCGATTGATGACATGTTCACTTCCCTTTGGAAGCACATATATGATTTGTCAAAAGATAGTCGCCGGATTTCACTTGAAGATATAAAAAATGATTTTGATTCATTAGGATTATCTTTGCAGCCACCTTTGTGGCAACTTATACCCGAGACAATAGATTTAGTCCCTAGATATTTAGAACTACAGCAAGCTGAAGTGAGTTTGGAAAAGCATGGGATTATAGTCCTTTCTGGAATTAGTGGAGTTGGGAAAACCAGCATAGCAGCGCATCTTGCGACGAGCATTTTGGCAGCCAAAAGAAATGTATTCTGGTACAGTCTTAATAAGTTCAATTCACTAGATGAATTTTGTCAATTACTCTCATCTTTTGCAGAGAGCCTGGGGCATAGTCATTTGAGTTCCACGCTAAAGAAGGCAGACCGCTTTCAGATTTATAGAATTATTGCTGAGCTAATTTCCAGCATTGATGCTTGCTTTATACTTGATGGATTTGAACTGTGCGATGACAATCTAAAACCCATCCTTGTTGAAGCAATTAGCCATATAGACTTCAATAAGTCGACATGCAAATTGATAGTAACATCAAAAAGCAACTCAATACACACAGAGAAAACCAGATTGTTGCTGGACGATGAAAGCATAATACCAGTGGGGAGCTTAAGCGAGGATGAAGTAAATGGTCTTTTGAGGTCAAGTGATATCACCTTGACAGATGAAAATATTGCAATTTTAATGCAGGCAACGGGAGGATATCCACTCGCAGTTAAATTGTTTTGCCAATTATATCATGTTAATGGTGAGAAAAAAACTTTATCAACTTTAGCGCATGAGACTGGTGAATCAGCTCAAGACTTCTTGTTGAGTAACGTGATTAATACTCTTTCAGAAAATGAAAAGAAAATAGTTTATCAACTTTCACTGACAGAGTATGAATTTACACATGATGACATGCATTGGTTGGGAGACGGTGCCAATCCAGTGAAAGTTTTGTTGAAATCACTACACTCAAAGTGCCTTTTGCAGTACAACAAATTGTTCTATTCTGTTCACGATACAATAAAATTATTTTGTAGTAGAATGATGACCTGTAAAGAAAAAGAAAAAATACATGAAGTTTTTGCTCATGGATGGCGAGATAATATAATTTCGACACAAACAAGAGAAGGAAATTCAGCTATATATTATTCTATGGGGTTTAAATGGGCATTTCACATTGAAAATGCACCGTACTCTTCAGAATCTTCTGGCATTATTCAGAAATTGTTGAAATTATCAAATGCCGACCTTGCTGCTCTATGGGCCGTCGAGCGCTTTGGATATCCATTTGACTTTATTACAGCAGACTTAAGTTATGCAAAAGAAAGATTGAGGTCTTTGTCTGGAGACTCGTTGATTAAAAAAGTCAAGGCCAATAAATCGGACGGCGACCAAAGACGTTATAAGTTAATCGGCTTCTCTAGCGATTTTTTTGACAGCGTATTTCTTACTTATCTCTGCATTACACGAGGAATATCTAATCACCTGGGGTATATCGATATACATCGTTTTAATTATGCACTTAAAATGCAATGCAATATCATGTGTCCATGGGAGCATTGTATTGAGTTATACCCACTTCCTCAGTCTAGTCGCGAAGAACAAGAAGCGCATATTGAATTCATAAAGAAGCAATTCGCAGACGGAGCCTATGACGACAAATCGCCTGAAGACATTGCTTTTTTAAAAAGCATTATAGAAAATGGCGTTCAGGACGATTTACCTGAAGAGGAACAGATTAAGCGCATAAAATTAAGATGTCCTATCTTCGGACATTGTTGTCCAGGAGGAGAAGAACAAGCTGCTCTTTGTGTATCTATGAATTCTGAAAGTGCTCCTTAA
- a CDS encoding phage virion morphogenesis protein: MIEIEVHTDQAQALLANIVATGRNMTPITRALAGVLADIPERAFAGQADPATGAPWAALSPATVARRGSAQPILQVSGILAGSIHSEHGPDFARASTADVKAATHQFGAKKGQYGTTRRGTPIPWGDIPARRFFGIGPADEAEIEEVALESLLRVLAGRG; this comes from the coding sequence ATGATCGAAATTGAAGTCCACACCGACCAGGCGCAAGCGCTTCTGGCCAACATCGTCGCCACCGGCCGCAACATGACGCCCATCACCCGCGCCCTGGCCGGCGTGCTGGCCGACATCCCGGAGCGGGCTTTCGCGGGCCAAGCCGACCCGGCCACGGGCGCGCCTTGGGCGGCGCTCTCCCCGGCGACCGTCGCCAGACGCGGCAGCGCCCAGCCCATCTTGCAGGTGAGCGGCATCCTGGCCGGCTCCATCCATAGCGAGCACGGCCCGGACTTCGCCCGCGCCAGCACCGCCGACGTCAAGGCCGCCACCCACCAGTTCGGAGCCAAGAAAGGGCAGTACGGCACCACTCGGAGGGGGACGCCAATTCCTTGGGGTGACATCCCGGCGAGGCGGTTTTTCGGGATCGGGCCGGCGGACGAGGCGGAAATTGAGGAGGTGGCGTTAGAATCGCTGCTAAGGGTGCTCGCGGGGCGAGGTTAG
- a CDS encoding gp436 family protein — translation MYATLDDMTAAFGLDELVAITDRDHADAVDVPLVDAALLRASSEADSYLARRYPVPIASPVPPVLVAAVCDIARYRLTGGPASETDPILERYRQAIKWLERVADGKADLPGQSLPGQGSTAGVAFSTGRRVFDRRPVVEDEA, via the coding sequence ATGTACGCCACCCTGGACGACATGACGGCCGCCTTCGGCCTGGATGAGCTGGTGGCCATCACCGACCGGGACCACGCCGACGCGGTGGATGTCCCCCTGGTTGATGCGGCTTTGCTCCGGGCATCCTCCGAGGCGGACAGCTACCTGGCCAGGCGCTACCCGGTGCCCATCGCCTCGCCCGTACCGCCGGTGCTCGTGGCGGCCGTGTGCGACATCGCCCGCTACCGCCTGACCGGCGGCCCGGCCAGCGAGACGGACCCGATCCTGGAGCGCTACCGGCAGGCCATCAAATGGCTTGAGCGGGTGGCCGACGGCAAGGCCGACTTGCCCGGGCAGAGCTTGCCCGGCCAGGGCAGCACGGCCGGGGTGGCCTTTTCCACCGGCCGCCGGGTGTTCGACCGGCGGCCGGTCGTGGAGGATGAGGCGTGA
- a CDS encoding phage head morphogenesis protein, protein MPKPVSLAFALGLPPADAVAYFESKGYKVTFNWHELDQAAHAQAFTVAKAASLDVLADIRAALKTALAEGKTEAWFRKDLEPKLRAKGWWGKKKMADPRTGEERRVQLGSPARLRLIYRQNLQTAFMAGRYKAMLENADARPWWQYVAVLDGKTRPSHKVLGGRTFRFDDPFWSSHYPPNGFNCRCRVRALSESRMEAEKVTPESGVGNMVTEEVTVPAADGQRFTRSVTGYRVPESKYVAFTDAGFSANPGASWLGGALDELTRKLDAAPPDLARAAVGEMTRGPVLGEWLAKPAGNFPLAVLPAEDAGLIGARCQVARLSPQTAGKQALKHPELGPDDYRLAQEAVDTGERVQESARKLDYVLDQPGGVLVVVKATAEGDELFVQSLVRLSGDDAKREREVRRLKKRSAPQ, encoded by the coding sequence ATGCCCAAGCCCGTCTCCCTTGCCTTCGCCCTGGGGCTGCCGCCGGCCGACGCCGTGGCCTACTTCGAGTCCAAGGGCTACAAGGTCACGTTCAACTGGCACGAGCTGGACCAGGCCGCCCATGCCCAGGCCTTTACCGTGGCCAAGGCGGCCAGCCTCGACGTGCTGGCCGACATCCGCGCCGCGCTCAAGACGGCCCTGGCCGAGGGCAAAACCGAAGCCTGGTTTCGCAAAGACCTGGAACCCAAGCTGCGGGCCAAGGGCTGGTGGGGCAAGAAAAAGATGGCCGATCCCCGCACCGGCGAGGAGCGGCGCGTCCAGCTCGGCAGCCCGGCCAGGTTGCGGCTCATCTATCGCCAGAACCTGCAAACCGCCTTCATGGCCGGCCGCTACAAGGCCATGCTGGAGAACGCCGACGCCCGGCCCTGGTGGCAATACGTGGCCGTGCTGGACGGCAAGACCCGGCCGTCCCACAAGGTGCTCGGTGGCCGGACCTTCCGCTTCGACGACCCCTTTTGGAGTTCGCACTATCCGCCCAACGGCTTCAACTGCCGCTGTCGCGTCCGGGCGCTTTCGGAGTCCCGGATGGAGGCGGAAAAGGTCACCCCGGAGTCCGGCGTGGGCAACATGGTCACAGAGGAAGTGACCGTACCCGCCGCCGACGGCCAACGGTTCACGCGGTCGGTCACGGGCTACCGGGTGCCGGAATCCAAGTACGTGGCCTTCACCGACGCCGGCTTTTCCGCCAACCCTGGCGCGTCCTGGCTGGGCGGGGCGCTGGACGAGCTGACCCGCAAGCTCGACGCCGCGCCGCCGGACCTGGCCCGGGCGGCCGTGGGCGAGATGACGCGCGGGCCGGTGCTGGGGGAATGGCTGGCCAAGCCGGCGGGCAATTTTCCCTTGGCCGTGCTGCCGGCCGAGGATGCCGGGTTGATCGGCGCGCGCTGCCAAGTGGCCCGGCTCTCGCCGCAGACCGCCGGCAAGCAGGCGCTCAAACACCCGGAGCTTGGCCCCGACGACTACCGATTGGCCCAGGAGGCGGTGGACACTGGCGAACGGGTCCAGGAAAGCGCGCGCAAGCTGGATTATGTGCTGGATCAACCCGGTGGCGTGCTGGTCGTGGTCAAGGCCACGGCCGAAGGGGACGAACTTTTCGTGCAAAGCCTTGTCCGGTTAAGCGGCGACGACGCCAAGCGGGAACGCGAGGTGCGGCGGCTCAAAAAGCGAAGCGCCCCGCAGTAA
- a CDS encoding phage tail sheath subtilisin-like domain-containing protein — MASPNISFDTLPASIRKPGKYFEFNTKLAVRTLPANVQRVLIVAQGTAEGTQPALTPVEVFSDEEARALFGTGSLAHLMVRAAITANPYLRLSVITVADDAAGIAATGKVALTGTSAGVGVVSLTIGAQLVQVSAALADTAAAVAASLAEKVNAHRTLPVKAAAVGGDVTLTARNKGAAGNGVSLACSLAVDGLAAVVTPMAGGMVDPDIAPALAAVFADGHHIIAVPYTAQAQLTALRSHLDAVSHALEQRGAIGVYAHTGTLAQGTTLAELINSGRITCALLPGTTSPAWELAAAYASVIASEEDPARPLNTLALSPVAVPPVAKRLGRMEQESALYNGCTPLEVGPGEKVQIVRAITTYTRDPQGVEDIALLDLTTIRTLDYIRKACRERISLRFPREKLTNRTSAKVRSELIDVLYKLEELEIVEEVKANLPGLLVERDLQDPNRLDAKIPADVVNGLHVFAGRIDLLL, encoded by the coding sequence ATGGCCAGCCCCAACATCAGCTTCGACACCTTGCCGGCCTCCATCCGCAAGCCCGGCAAGTATTTCGAGTTCAATACCAAGCTGGCCGTGCGCACCCTGCCGGCCAACGTGCAGCGGGTGCTCATCGTGGCCCAAGGCACGGCCGAGGGCACGCAGCCGGCGCTCACGCCCGTGGAAGTCTTTTCCGACGAAGAGGCGCGCGCGCTCTTTGGCACCGGCTCCCTAGCCCACCTCATGGTGCGCGCGGCCATCACCGCCAACCCCTACCTGCGCCTGTCGGTCATCACCGTGGCCGACGACGCGGCCGGCATCGCCGCCACCGGCAAAGTCGCCCTGACCGGCACCTCGGCCGGCGTCGGCGTGGTCAGCCTGACCATCGGCGCACAGCTCGTGCAAGTCTCGGCGGCCCTGGCCGACACGGCCGCCGCCGTGGCCGCCAGCCTGGCCGAGAAGGTAAACGCCCACCGCACCCTGCCCGTGAAAGCGGCGGCCGTGGGCGGCGACGTGACGCTGACCGCCCGCAACAAGGGCGCGGCCGGAAACGGCGTCAGCCTGGCTTGCTCCCTGGCCGTGGACGGCCTGGCCGCCGTGGTCACGCCCATGGCCGGCGGCATGGTGGACCCGGACATCGCCCCGGCGCTGGCCGCCGTCTTTGCCGACGGCCACCACATCATCGCCGTGCCGTACACGGCGCAAGCCCAGCTGACCGCCTTGCGTTCCCACCTCGACGCCGTCAGCCACGCCCTGGAACAGCGCGGCGCCATCGGCGTCTATGCCCACACCGGCACCCTGGCCCAGGGCACCACCCTGGCCGAACTGATCAATTCCGGCCGCATCACCTGCGCGCTGTTGCCCGGCACCACCTCGCCGGCCTGGGAGCTGGCCGCCGCCTATGCCTCCGTCATCGCCAGCGAGGAAGACCCGGCCCGGCCGCTCAATACCCTGGCCCTGTCGCCGGTGGCCGTGCCGCCCGTGGCCAAGCGCCTGGGGCGCATGGAGCAGGAGTCGGCCTTGTATAACGGCTGCACGCCGCTGGAGGTCGGGCCGGGCGAAAAGGTGCAAATCGTGCGCGCCATCACCACCTACACCCGCGACCCCCAGGGCGTGGAAGACATCGCGCTTTTGGACCTCACCACCATTCGGACGCTGGATTACATCCGCAAGGCCTGCCGCGAGCGCATCAGCCTGCGCTTCCCGCGCGAAAAGCTGACCAACCGCACGTCGGCCAAGGTGCGCAGCGAACTCATCGACGTGCTCTACAAGCTGGAAGAGCTGGAGATCGTGGAAGAGGTCAAGGCCAACCTGCCGGGCCTGCTCGTCGAGCGCGACCTGCAAGACCCCAACCGGCTGGACGCCAAAATCCCGGCCGACGTGGTCAACGGCCTGCACGTGTTCGCCGGCCGCATCGACCTGCTGCTCTAA